In the genome of Deinococcus deserti VCD115, one region contains:
- the ilvN gene encoding acetolactate synthase small subunit, translating to MTSETFQPQDHLISILVRDEPRVLTRITALFGRRGYNIRSLSVGNTEHPGVSRMTIVVSGDRGVVEQAIKQLEKLHDVVRIIDHSLEKYVDREMVLVKVSLTPETRVEVRQIAEDFRSRIVDVGRHALTFEVTGDEGKITAFIEQMRPFGILETMRTGRVALTRGSNADIPTQVYSGDSAALTPAVEPREEKARGVPNLF from the coding sequence ATGACATCCGAGACTTTCCAGCCGCAGGATCACCTGATCTCTATTCTGGTGCGCGACGAGCCGCGTGTACTGACGCGCATTACTGCGCTGTTCGGCCGGCGTGGCTACAACATCCGCAGCCTCAGCGTCGGCAACACCGAGCACCCTGGCGTCAGCCGCATGACGATTGTGGTCAGTGGGGACCGCGGAGTGGTGGAGCAGGCCATCAAGCAGCTTGAGAAGCTGCACGACGTGGTGCGCATCATCGATCACAGCCTCGAAAAATACGTGGACCGGGAGATGGTCCTGGTCAAAGTCAGCCTCACGCCTGAAACCCGGGTAGAAGTTCGCCAGATTGCCGAGGACTTCCGCAGCCGTATCGTGGATGTGGGCCGTCACGCCCTGACCTTCGAGGTGACCGGCGACGAGGGCAAAATCACGGCTTTCATCGAGCAGATGCGCCCGTTCGGCATTCTGGAAACCATGCGTACCGGCCGGGTGGCGCTGACGCGGGGCAGCAACGCCGACATTCCGACCCAGGTGTATTCCGGCGATTCTGCAGCTCTGACGCCAGCCGTCGAGCCGCGTGAGGAAAAGGCCCGTGGCGTGCCGAATCTGTTCTGA